One Candidatus Methylomirabilota bacterium genomic region harbors:
- a CDS encoding MFS transporter, whose protein sequence is MSTRAVDVRNANAEITVGVPESTYAWVRLGAALVLSAIGGVGMWSVIVALPAVQVEFGVARSAASLPYTMTMICFGFGGIVMGRLSDRIGIMLPVVGGAIALGLGYVAASQATSLWQFILTQGLLVGVASSATFAPIIADTSLWFSRHRGMAVAIIASGSYVAGTVWPPVVQHFIQTVGWRHTYVGIAVFCVATMLPLAAVLRRRSPLGETAVASAHAIRRPAQPLGMSPAALQVVLIVAGLSCCVAMSMPQVHIVAYSADLGHGAARGAQMLSLMLGFGVVSRLASGWICDRIGGRRTLLLGSSLQMLALVLFLPFHGLASLYTLSALFGLFQGGIVPAYAVIIREFYPPQEAGMRVATVLMATVFGMALGGWMSGVIYDLTGSYQIAFINGILWNLLNVAIAVGLLRRPARPVQQAWS, encoded by the coding sequence ATGTCCACCCGCGCCGTCGACGTCCGAAACGCCAACGCCGAGATCACGGTTGGAGTGCCGGAGTCCACGTATGCGTGGGTTCGGCTCGGCGCCGCCCTCGTGCTGTCGGCGATCGGCGGGGTGGGCATGTGGTCGGTGATCGTGGCCCTCCCGGCGGTCCAGGTCGAGTTCGGCGTGGCGCGCTCCGCCGCGTCCCTGCCCTACACCATGACGATGATCTGCTTCGGATTCGGCGGCATCGTGATGGGCCGCCTCTCGGACCGCATCGGCATCATGCTACCCGTCGTGGGCGGCGCCATCGCGCTCGGGCTCGGCTACGTGGCGGCGAGCCAGGCCACGAGCCTCTGGCAGTTCATCCTGACCCAGGGCCTGCTGGTGGGCGTCGCGAGCTCGGCCACCTTCGCGCCGATCATCGCGGACACCTCGCTGTGGTTCAGCCGCCATCGCGGCATGGCGGTCGCGATCATCGCCAGCGGCAGCTACGTGGCCGGAACGGTGTGGCCGCCGGTGGTGCAGCACTTCATCCAGACGGTGGGCTGGCGCCACACCTACGTCGGCATCGCGGTGTTCTGCGTGGCCACCATGCTGCCGCTCGCCGCCGTGCTGCGCCGCCGGTCACCGCTCGGCGAGACCGCTGTCGCGTCGGCGCACGCGATCCGGCGGCCGGCGCAGCCGCTGGGGATGTCGCCGGCCGCGCTCCAGGTCGTGCTCATCGTCGCCGGGCTCAGCTGCTGCGTGGCGATGTCGATGCCGCAGGTCCACATCGTCGCGTATTCCGCCGATCTCGGTCACGGCGCGGCCCGCGGGGCCCAGATGCTCTCGCTGATGCTGGGGTTCGGGGTGGTGAGCCGCCTCGCGTCGGGCTGGATCTGCGACCGCATCGGCGGGCGGCGGACGCTCCTGCTGGGCTCGAGCCTGCAGATGCTCGCCCTCGTGCTCTTCCTGCCCTTCCACGGGCTGGCTTCGCTCTACACGCTCTCCGCCCTGTTCGGGCTCTTCCAGGGTGGCATCGTCCCCGCCTACGCCGTCATCATCCGGGAGTTCTATCCCCCGCAGGAGGCCGGGATGCGCGTGGCCACCGTGCTGATGGCCACCGTGTTCGGCATGGCCCTCGGCGGCTGGATGTCCGGGGTGATCTACGACCTGACCGGCTCCTATCAGATCGCGTTCATCAACGGTATCCTCTGGAACCTGCTCAACGTCGCCATCGCGGTCGGCCTGCTGCGCCGGCCGGCGCGACCGGTCCAGCAGGCCTGGTCGTGA